Below is a genomic region from Ostreibacterium oceani.
CAAAAGGCCAAACTGGAAAATTTATTTGCCAATGTGGGTGAAAACGCCATTGAATCAGTCAATGTAATGATTAAAACCGATGTACACGGCTCGTCAGAGGCGTTACGTGATTCGTTGTTAAAGCTATCGACTGATGCTATTTCGGTGACGGTGGTTGGTGCGAGTGTCGGTGGTATCACCGAATCGGATGTGAATTTGGCGATTGCATCGCAGGCGATTATTATTGGTTTTAACGTCCGTGCAGAAGCAGGCGCTAAAAAACTCGCCGAGGTAGAAGGCGTTGATTTACGCTATTACAGTGTCATCTATGATGCAATCGAAGACGTTAAACAAGCCATGCTGGGCAAAATGTCTACCGAATTTAGCGAAGAAATTGTGGGTATCGCCGAGGTGCGCGAAGTCTTCAAAGCACCAAAAATCGGACAAATCGCAGGCTGTATTGTTATTGATGGCTATGTCAAGCGCAATAACCCGATTCGCGTATTGCGTGATAACGTAGTGATTTACGAAGGCGAGTTAGAGTCTTTGCGTCGTTTCAAAGACGATGTTGCTGAGGTTAAATCGGGTACTGAGTGCGGCATTGGCGTTAAAAATTACAATGACGTGAAAATTGGCGATCAAATCGAATGTTTTGAGCGCAAAGCGATGGAGAAAACCTTATAAATGGCGTCAAATGAACGAGTTCGTCGTGTTGCAGAACAAATACGACGGGATTTAGTGGCGATTTTACCCGATGTGATTAGGCACGAAAAAATCAATTTTGTGTCGATTACGGGGTTGGATTTGTCTCGAGATTTCAAGTACGCAACGGTGCATTTTACCGTGATTGGCGATGAGGCGTTACAACAAACCATGGTAGCACTGCTTAACGAAAAACAAGGGCAAATTCGGCATCAACTCGCACAGCAGTTAATGACTCGAACCGTCCCCCTAATGACGTTTAAATATGATGAGTCAATTGCTTATGGTGCGCGCATGGAGTCGCTGTTGTCTGATTTGGTGAAAGATGAAAACGATGGCGATGATGGCGATAACGGAGATAACGGCAACAACGGCAACAACGGCAACGGCAACGATAATCAGTAACTGACATCGCGCTAACCCCTCTAAATACGCTAATATGGCATGGCGAAATACGGCATGGCGAAAAATAATACAAACAACAATAATAGCAGCAATAACAGTAGCAATAACAGCGGCAATAACAATAACAAGAAAAACACCACGCGACAATCGATTGATGGTGTTTTTCTTTTGGATAAAGCCGCCGACCTGTCTAGTAACCATGCTTTGCAACAGGTTAAGCGACTTTATGCGGCAAAGAAAGCAGGGCATACTGGGACACTGGATCCCTTTGCCACGGGCTTGCTGCCGATTTGTCTAGGGCAAGCAAACAAATACGCACGCTGGCTGTTGGATGCCGATAAAACCTATGAATTTACGGCGATTTTAGGCCGCGCAACCACGACAGGAGACTGCGACGGCGAGGTTATTGAAGAATGCCCAATTCCATCGATTGACGCGGCCAGTCTAAAGCGCGTACAACGCCAGTTTAGCGGCGACATCACACAAACACCGCCAAAATATTGTGCCCTAAAAATTAACGGGGTTCGTGCTTATCAATTAGCACGTCAGGGCGTGGACTTTGACGTGCCAACACGCCAAGTCAATATCAAGCAGCTATCCATTGAATTTGTACCACCAAATCGTTTGATTGGTCGAGCAACGGTGTCTAAGGGGACGTATATCCGCAGCTTGGTGATTGACATTGCGAACGACTTGGGTACAACGGCTTATTGTCAGACATTACGGCGGACACAGATTGGCGAGCTAGGGGCAACGGCTTTGCCGATGATGACTTTCGCTGAGCTGGAAAAACAAAACGATACCGAGCGATTTGCCCAATTACTGCCGATGGACACCCTGTGCCAACAATTTGCGCCGTTGGCGATTGACGCAAATGCCTGGGCGTTATTGTGTTTGGGGCGTGTCGTCTCGCTATCTGCCCAGGACCTTGAAAAACACCTTGACCAATACCCTAATCAATACCCTAATCAATACCCTAATCAAGACCCTAATCAAGACCCTAATCAAGACCCTAATCAAGACCCTAATCAAGACCCTAATCAAGACCCTAATCAAGACCCTAATCAAGACCCTAATCAAGACCCTAATCAAGACCCTAATCAAGACCCTAATCAAAGCCCTGCGCGGTTAGTGCGGCTGTATCACGACAATCAGTTTTGTGGTTTGGCTAGCCTGTCACAGGGTTGTCTTAAGGGCTTTCGTTTGATTAATACTGAAAATGCCATCATCTAACCATGTGCTATAATTAAAAAAACTGTTTGTTATGATTAATGATTTTATCCAAGGCATTAAATATGCGTTATCTGGTTTCTCATGGATTGTTAAGCCATCAATTCGACGTTTTGTTTACCTACCACTACTGATTAATACCTTGTTTTTTAGTGTGGCAATTTGGTTTGTGGCGACGGCTGCAAACCGCTGGATTGCGCACTGGTTAGGTGAAAAAGCAGATTGGGTATGGGGTACGCAATGGCTGTATGATTGGGCTTATCCTGTGTTGTCTGTGTTGATTTATGTGACATTGGCGTTGGTGACCTATTTTTTGTTTTTATCGGTTGCCAATGTATTGGCGGCGCCATTTAATGCGTGGTTGGCAAAATCTGTTGAAAAGCAATTGACTAACCAACAAGCTAGCTTTTTAGAAATGACACTGTGGCAAGAAATCCGTATCACGGTACAAAGCGAGCTGTTTAAGCTGCTGCGTTTTTTGATTGTTGCGATGCCACTGCTGTTATTACTCTTTATTCCTGTGCTAAATGGGTTGTTTCCTTTGTTATGGTTGCTTTTTATGTCGTCGATTTTGGCGCTGCAGTATATTGATTATCCGATGGCGAATCATGGTTATTTTTATGCAACGCAACGCCGCGTATTAAAACAAAATCGGTGGCAGGGTTTGGGGTTTGGTTTGGCGGCTAATGTGATGTTGTTTATTCCCGTGGTTAATTTTTTGGCGATGCCTGTTTGTGTTTGTGGGGCAACCGTTTGGTGGCATGATGGTCTACGCGATGCAGCAACTAAAAAGTAAATAACAAGTAAATGATAAGTAAATAATAAGGCAAGCAACAACGTAACAATTCGATGAATGTCGACATTTTTTTGCGGCATAATGAAACTAACCTGGTTTAAATGGCGTATAATCGAGTGAACGCTTTAATAAGTCGTATTAAAAAAACGTAGCATGAGTATGTGATACGATTTTAAATAGATTGCTTATGGCGTATCAACTATCGATAATTTATTATGAGGAATATGAAAATGCAAACAGTTAAAAATAAAACCACACTAGCAATCGCTATTTCTGCTGCTGCAATGATTTCTGGTCTAGCCGTTTCAACGACTGCACAAGCAGATGAAACCAAAGGCAAGTGCATGGGCGCAAACGAATGTAAAGGTCAAACAGCGTGTGCAACAGCCGAAGGTTCATGTGCGGGAACGAATTCTTGTGCAGGTAAAGGCTGGATTGTGACTACTGAAGCTGAGTGTGCTGAAAAAGGCGGCGAATTCGAAGCCATGTAATTCAAGGCCTATTACGTTAATCTGATTGATTAATAGTAAAAAGTAGTAAAAATTTTAAAAAATATATAAACAGGAGGTTCCAAATGGGACTAAAAACAAAAGGTACTGGTATTGCGTTAGCGGTTAGCGCGTCTATGTTAATTGCAGGTTGTGCATCTAATCAACAGCAAGCAGATGCAAGCTCGCATGGTTCTGCTGACGGTATGGTTCAATGCCACGGCGTTAACTCATGTAAAGGCACGTCTAGCTGTAAAGCCGAAGGCAGCAGCTGTGCAGGCAAAAACGCTTGTAAAGGTAAAGGCTGGTTGCCAATGAGCCAAAGCGAATGTGAAAGCCACGGTGGCCGTATGGGTGGCTTTAACATGAACTAATAATTAGCGATAATTATTAGCATGTTTAAATTAAAAAGGTCACTAGATTAGTGGCCTTTTTAATTTAAAGCCCCCCATTACGCTTATTAACAACCCATAATAAATGCTTCCATAAATACCTCCATAAATGCCGCTATGGCAATCGACATGGCAATCGACATGGCAGGCGCCATGGAAAGCAAAGGGATTAAATATCGTTAATGAAATG
It encodes:
- the cysZ gene encoding sulfate transporter CysZ, coding for MINDFIQGIKYALSGFSWIVKPSIRRFVYLPLLINTLFFSVAIWFVATAANRWIAHWLGEKADWVWGTQWLYDWAYPVLSVLIYVTLALVTYFLFLSVANVLAAPFNAWLAKSVEKQLTNQQASFLEMTLWQEIRITVQSELFKLLRFLIVAMPLLLLLFIPVLNGLFPLLWLLFMSSILALQYIDYPMANHGYFYATQRRVLKQNRWQGLGFGLAANVMLFIPVVNFLAMPVCVCGATVWWHDGLRDAATKK
- the truB gene encoding tRNA pseudouridine(55) synthase TruB, which produces MAKNNTNNNNSSNNSSNNSGNNNNKKNTTRQSIDGVFLLDKAADLSSNHALQQVKRLYAAKKAGHTGTLDPFATGLLPICLGQANKYARWLLDADKTYEFTAILGRATTTGDCDGEVIEECPIPSIDAASLKRVQRQFSGDITQTPPKYCALKINGVRAYQLARQGVDFDVPTRQVNIKQLSIEFVPPNRLIGRATVSKGTYIRSLVIDIANDLGTTAYCQTLRRTQIGELGATALPMMTFAELEKQNDTERFAQLLPMDTLCQQFAPLAIDANAWALLCLGRVVSLSAQDLEKHLDQYPNQYPNQYPNQDPNQDPNQDPNQDPNQDPNQDPNQDPNQDPNQDPNQDPNQDPNQSPARLVRLYHDNQFCGLASLSQGCLKGFRLINTENAII
- the bufA2 gene encoding BufA2 family periplasmic bufferin-type metallophore, producing MQTVKNKTTLAIAISAAAMISGLAVSTTAQADETKGKCMGANECKGQTACATAEGSCAGTNSCAGKGWIVTTEAECAEKGGEFEAM
- the rbfA gene encoding 30S ribosome-binding factor RbfA, whose product is MASNERVRRVAEQIRRDLVAILPDVIRHEKINFVSITGLDLSRDFKYATVHFTVIGDEALQQTMVALLNEKQGQIRHQLAQQLMTRTVPLMTFKYDESIAYGARMESLLSDLVKDENDGDDGDNGDNGNNGNNGNGNDNQ
- the bufA2 gene encoding BufA2 family periplasmic bufferin-type metallophore, giving the protein MGLKTKGTGIALAVSASMLIAGCASNQQQADASSHGSADGMVQCHGVNSCKGTSSCKAEGSSCAGKNACKGKGWLPMSQSECESHGGRMGGFNMN